The nucleotide window gtgtcggtacacctaTCACTGTGTTTGGCGCCAttgataaatttaaacaatgtGTCTTCGGTTTGGTTGTTCGGTGTGTGACGGCGAGCAAATAAAGGCGGTTTCAAAACGTTGATCAATTTGTGTTAGTAGCGCAACAACGCTACACAATATATAGTTACTCGCAGTCAAGGGTATCACTATTTgctgtaattttgtaaaagaatCTGCTTTCATGgacgagaaaattctcgttACACATTATACGTCGGCTGATTGCAAAATCTGTTTACTTTTCAAAACTGATTCCTGattgcaaaaaataacaaaaccaacaatttatATGAAAACAGATTATTGTAATCCATTTCACTGTCCAACCAATTCACGACCACCATCAAATTTCAGACAACTTCCAGTGATCATCGTTGCTTTGTCTGATGCCAGGAACAAGATGGCGTCGACCACTTCCTCTACTTTGATGTTTCTTTCATTGAGTGGATGCTTTCTGGATTCGTCAGCAAACATCTCTACGCTTTCCTTCTCCGTGAAACCGGCGTTTACAAGGATGTTAGTTTCAACAAATGAAGGACTGCATGATGCACAACAGAGAGATTTTGAGGTtacagttttcaaaaaaccAACAACAATAAACGTGTAACTGTGCAACTTACTTCACTGCGTTTACTCTTATTCCACTTTTTGCAAGTTCTGTCAATAGAAGTTATTTAGAACACGGTAAACGGAGCGATAAGACGCAAAACATTTCTTAGGATGCTTTGCAAATGACATGTTTAACATGCAGCAAACGATTGACAACCACCATATTATCTGATCAATTTTACAGTATGTCTAATGATCACATTCATAGAACATTTCACTAAGGACCACAGCATTAATCGTTCATGGTAACAGATCTCTTCATATCTCACGAGCTTACCGATTGCTGAAAACTTGGTGATATGATCACAAGCTGCTTTGCTGGCGCAGTAGATGGAAGCGTAAGGCAAAGTATAAGCCGTGCTTCCTGCACTTGATATGTTGACTATGTTTCCTGAGTCAGTTGAGATTGGTTATAAAATGAAGTTATTCACttctttaaaataacttttttacctTTAGCCCTCTCCAAATATGGAAGAGCAAGTTAGGTGAGATAAAGAGCAGCTCTGACATTGACGTTGAAACATCGATCAAATTGATCCAAtgtaaactaaaaataaagaaaatacctctaaaaataaaattgatttttatcaGTGATAAAGTAATGAAAATATGCTGCCAGTGATAGTCTTCAACTCACTGTGGAGATTAGCACCGCAGGAGCGACGCCAGCGCTGTTGACTAAAACATGGATTTCTCCAAACCTATCAGCTGTCTCTTTTATGATCCTTTCCATGTCTTCTTGCTTTGAAACGTCACCGACAACTTGCAGGACTTGCGATAATAAAATcttgtttgtataaaaagtataagtagaagacaaattttttatgaaattggcCTGAATGAGTTTGTGCTTCTGTTTCACAATTTGTATGCCCGGCCCCATTCCACAATAATTAATGTAGGCCACCAAACAGCAAAAGACTTGACACAACTATGCAGTCAACCGTATCGAAGCTTCAAATGGCAACTTAGATAAACATTCCAAAAAGAACAATCAATCGTGCATAAAAGAAATCAATGTACTTTAATAACGtgtaaaaaaaagaaacaacgAAAGCTGGTGAGAAAGAAGACAAAGTCGCTACAAatagtgcaaaaagtttgcctCAATTCGCTTTATCTTTTTCGATAAGTTGTTTATTACGTTCTGAAAATGACTGTTTACTTTTCGATTAGTTTAAACCCACATCTTTCGCTCCAAGCGTCTCACATTCATCGGCAACTTGagcaagtttttctttgtttcgaCCAGTCAAGCTAAGCAAAGCTCCTTGTTCGGACAATTCCTTTGCTGTGGCTGCTCCTATGCCACTAGCTGCGCCTTTGAAACAAAGATAATATTCGATTAAACCGAAACAAAACCAAATTCACGCTACCTTATAAAATAGTAACTTTCATCATAGTCATCAAGCACTAACATAGCAGTTCAGAGCAAATTAAACACGTCCTTCGTTTTAAGCAAGTGCGCAGAAGAACACATCCTTCGTTTTAAGAAAGTGCGCAGAAGAACACATCCTTCGTTTTAAGCAAGCACGCAGAAGAACACGTCCTTCGTTTTAAGCAAGCGCGCAGAAGAACACAAAAACAGTAGCGTCGcactttttcagttttaaggAGCTTGTAATGCGGAAAAcgattttataaaaacaaacagttctattttcttttgtaattacattgaaatataaacaaaatgtttgaaacttGCAAACGAAGCAAACGCAGACTATGCCAGCATGACCAGAACACATATAAAACAATGTAGAACGATCAATTTCTGCAATAAATGCTGCGCTACTTGAATGCGCTCAAATCCAATTTGTTGTAAGTGACCTTTAGATCTTTTATAAACCACTGCTTCCAAATCGGTAAGTAGATCATTGTCTCAGCGCACACTAAAGCCAGGGGTGGCAGGTAAGCAATTATGCAGCTGGTGTTGAGAAATGATTTTAACGAAAAAGGTGGAATATAAGACAAACGCATCATcacttttgaaaacaatttcgcACTTATACGCGGTTCATGTACATTAAGTTTAAAAGCTACGACATTTCCCGAGCGCAGATTGGAATATTATAAAAAAGCTATTTAATGATATAATATATCTGCttaataataatgataaaCTCTATAGATTTGGAAATGCATCTCACCTGTTATTACGACA belongs to Clavelina lepadiformis chromosome 6, kaClaLepa1.1, whole genome shotgun sequence and includes:
- the LOC143463412 gene encoding L-xylulose reductase-like, with product MERIIKETADRFGEIHVLVNSAGVAPAVLISTVRNIVNISSAGSTAYTLPYASIYCASKAACDHITKFSAIELAKSGIRVNAVNPSFVETNILVNAGFTEKESVEMFADESRKHPLNERNIKVEEVVDAILFLASDKATMITGSCLKFDGGRELVGQ
- the LOC143462241 gene encoding putative oxidoreductase SERP2049, with the translated sequence MSDFASKVVVITGAASGIGAATAKELSEQGALLSLTGRNKEKLAQVADECETLGAKDVGLN